A single genomic interval of Helianthus annuus cultivar XRQ/B chromosome 13, HanXRQr2.0-SUNRISE, whole genome shotgun sequence harbors:
- the LOC110902659 gene encoding uncharacterized protein LOC110902659 has protein sequence MFGRPDYVDSIFEFEFHLLIPRNSLPCPLTINFWIHYFPAPYFLFPFSQETLNLFLFVYIFKFNNASPFHLSFFPVFSSHFLSESSLFCLSAMVFYRSVSLLSKLRNRVRKTVDQWASSRLAHTMEIV, from the exons ATGTTTGGGCGGCCAGATTATGTGGAttcaatttttgaatttgaattccATTTACTCATCCCAAGAAACTCATTACCCTGTCCTCTCACTATCAACTTTTGGATTCATTATTTCCCTGCACCTTATTTCCTTTTTCCTTTCAGCCAAGAAACCCTAAATTTGTTTTTATTCGTTTACATATTCAAGTTCAACAACGCATCACCATTCCATCTCTCCTTCTTTCCAGTATTCTCCTCTCATTTCCTTTCCGAGTCAAG TTTGTTTTGTTTATCAGCGATGGTGTTTTATCGGAGCGTTTCGCTTCTTTCGAAGCTAAGAAATCGTGTT CGGAAGACGGTGGACCAGTGGGCTTCTTCAAG ATTGGCTCATACAATGGAGATAGTATGA